A window from Montipora capricornis isolate CH-2021 chromosome 7, ASM3666992v2, whole genome shotgun sequence encodes these proteins:
- the LOC138056493 gene encoding prolactin-releasing peptide receptor-like produces MNGSYGNFTADSDYPLWLTDTQITAMTVLYSITMICALAGNSLLIFIVTRRHETRRLTSFLFVNMAIADLIITLTVLSATLAMPYTDSKWLPGVLGQITCKAVYAVFHVSITASIFSLTLMALDRFLAVVFPMSRFPSFRQVKVLSSLIWMSSVILMIPAGVLWTVRELEGIGPYCGPMFEEVFGDFQKGVTGFYTYLFLTTYLIPLLTISILYCLVCCNLWLQKLPGEKSLRDVQKRRHEVKKKIVRTLVIVTAAFAVCWLPTNTYHLILAFNVELHSSLPRFMMSILFWCGHANSAINPWLYMLLTNQLRKCLRDLVRTSRSKSIFWERETYV; encoded by the exons atgaatggttcttACG GAAATTTCACAGCTGACAGTGACTATCCATTATGGCTCACCGACACACAGATAACAGCAATGACTGTGTTATACTCCATAACCATGATCTGCGCTCTGGCAGGAAATTCTCTTCTTATTTTCATCGTTACGAGGCGACATGAAACGAGGAGACTGACCAGCTTCTTATTTGTAAATATGGCGATCGCGGATCTAATAATAACATTGACCGTCTTGTCTGCCACCTTAGCAATGCCTTACACGGATTCCAAATGGCTTCCTGGTGTTCTCGGTCAAATCACATGCAAAGCTGTATACGCTGTTTTCCATGTTAGCATAACCGCGTCCATCTTTAGTCTCACGTTGATGGCGTTGGATCGTTTTCTTGCGGTTGTCTTCCCGATGAGCCGTTTTCCCTCATTTCGTCAGGTAAAAGTACTTTCTTCTTTGATTTGGATGTCTTCAGTGATTCTCATGATCCCAGCGGGAGTTTTATGGACGGTTAGGGAACTCGAGGGGATAGGACCATATTGCGGACCCATGTTTGAAGAAGTGTTTGGTGATTTTCAGAAGGGTGTTACTGGATTTTACACGTACCTGTTTCTTACCACATATTTGATTCCCTTGCTAACAATATCAATACTGTACTGCTTAGTTTGTTGCAACCTGTGGCTTCAAAAGTTACCAGGGGAAAAATCATTACGTGATGTTCAAAAACGGCGACATGAAGTGAAGAAGAAGATTGTGCGCACGCTCGTGATAGTGACCGCTGCTTTTGCAGTTTGCTGGCTCCCTACGAACACCTATCACCTCATTTTGGCCTTCAACGTAGAGCTTCATTCCTCGTTACCCCGGTTCATGATGTCGATTCTCTTTTGGTGCGGACACGCCAATAGCGCCATTAATCCGTGGCTCTATATGTTATTGACCAATCAGCTTCGCAAGTGTCTCCGTGATTTGGTGCGTACATCTCGGAGTAAATCCATTTTCTGGGAGAGAGAAACCTACGTCTGA